One Streptosporangium becharense genomic window, CACCGACATCAACGACCTCGGCCAGATCACCGGTGTCGGCACCCCCCCGGGGGAGGTCCTCGACCACGCCTTCCTGATCGACCTGGGGGACGCCGACCCCGTCATCTCCTCGATGACCTTCACGACACAGATCTACCCGTCCGAGGAGTGGGTCGAGGTACCGGAGGCGGAGACGATCGACGGCAACCGGGTCCGCATCTCCGTCTCGATGTTCAATCCTGGTAACCGCCCCGTGTCCACGCGGCTCCGACTGGTCGAGGAGGTGTCCGGGAAGACCCTGCCCGGCGGGGAGATCGAGGAGATTCTTCCCCCACGGGAGTCCGTCACGGAGGAGGTGATCTGGGACACGGCGGGCTTCGCCTGGCATCAGGGTGAGGTGCGATCGATACGCAAGGTGACCGCGACGCTCGTCGCCGGCGGCGTCGTCCACAGCAGCCGCACCGAATCCTACGAGGTCCGGCCCAAACCCGTGGCCCTGGTGCACGGATACAAGAGTGACGCGCAAGCGGCATGGGGCGAGTATCCGAAACTCATGCGGAGGGTGAACTCGCTACTGGAGGGGTACGCGGTCGGCGACGGGAGAATCCCCGGCGAACTCAACACCGGCACCGAGTCGAACCCCCTCAAGCGCACCATGACCATCAGGGAGAACGCCGAGCAGGAAGCGGTCTACATCGAAGCCCTACGCAGGGGGACGGGAGCCTTCCACGTCGACGTCGTCGCCCACTCCATGGGCGGGCTGATCACCCGGCAGTACATCCAGACCGAGATGCCCGACTCGCCGGACGGCAGGCCGGTGGTGAACCGGATGCTCCAGCTGGGCACCCCCAACCGGGGATCCCCCTGCGCGGACATGGTCATAGACCTGGCGTCACTGATGAACATCCCCGTCCCCTTCTGGCCGGCCACGCAGCAGCTGACCGTGCCGTACGTGAGTGAGGTCTTCAACTCGAAGGTCACCGACCTCAAGGGCGTCACGGCCTCCAACCTCGTCGGCGTCGGCCACGGCGTGCCCTGCTACACCCCCGGCGGGTCCGCTCCCGAGGACGGCGACGGGGTCGTCCCGGAGTCCAGCGCTCAGTTCACCTACACCGACATCCCCTACACCCGGACCGCCCACACCGAGATGACCGCATCGCGGGAGGACTTCCACGGCTACGTCTACCCGAGGCTCGCCTCGACGCTGGTCGACACCGGCAACCCGGGCGGCGTGGAGCCGCTGCGCAAGGACGCCGCCGCACCCGCCGGTGAGAAGGCCGACGCCGGCCCCGGGACGGCCTCGACGTTCGCCACCCCCTCGGCCACGGTGGAGGCGGGCAAGACGGCGACCGTGCCGCTGGACGTCCCGCAGGGCACGGCGTTCGGCGTCACCGGCGCGCTGCCGTCGACCGTCGGCCTGCTGCTGCGCGACCCGGCCGGGCAACCGGCCGCCTCCTACACCGCGGGCAGCGCGAGCGCCAAGCAGCCCTTCCAGGGGCTGAGCGTTCCCACCCCGACCGCGGGAGCGTGGAAGCTGGAGATCACCAACACCGGCACCGCGCCGGTCACCGCGGCCCTGGCCGCCTGGATCACCGGCAACCCGGTGACCGTGACGGCGAAGGCCCGCCAGGCGTCGGAGGACGGCACGGCGCAGGTGACGGCCACCGTCGCCGACGACGGCGAACCGGTCACCGGCGCGACGGTGCAGGCGATCCTGATCGCCGAGGACGCCACCCGCCACGAGCTGACCCTCAAGGACGACGGGAACAGCGACGACGGCGCCGCCGACGACGGCACGTACGGCGCCACGACCGGCCCGCTCGCCGACGGCGTGTACAGCGTCACCGTCAAGGCCGACACCACCAAGGGCACACGCACCGCACGCGACGCCGTCAGCATCCGGAAGGCCGACACCCGCGAGTTCGAACTGGAACTGTCGGCCCAGCCCGGCGGCTCGGTGACCGCGTCCCCGGCGCAGGAGAAGTACCGGGCCGGCACCGAGGTGACGCTCACCGCCACCGCCGAAGCGGGTCGCATCCCGCTGGGGTGGACCGTCGACGGGAAGGAGCGGCCCGGCGGGACGCTGACGCTGACCATGGACCGGGCCCACACGGTGGTGGCCCGTTTCGGCTCCTACACGGTGACCGAGATCGGCGCGCTGCCCGGCGGCGACGCCTCGCACACCGAGGCGGTCGCGCTCAACGACCGCGGCCAGGTCGCCGCCACGACGAAGGACAAGGACCAGCGGAGCCGGGCCGTGCGCTGGCAGGCCGGTGCACTCACCGACCTGGGCGGACTGACCTGCACCGACGTTCCCGGTTTCCCGTGCGGGGCGGGCGCCACGGGCATCAACGAGGCCGGTGACGTCTCCGGCTGGGCCCACGCGACGGTGGGCGGCAACAACCAGCAGCACGCCGTGGTCTTCCGCGGCAATTCCATCACGGACCTGCAACCGGCGTCCGGCACGCTGACCAACAGCAGGGCCCGGGACCTGAACGACAACGGCCAGGTGTTCGGCTGGATGGACGGGCAGCAGGGCGTCAGCCCCTACGTGATGTGGAACCAGGGGACCGCCAAGCGGCTTCCCACCACACCGCAGTACATGGGGTACGGCTCCCCGAGCGACCGCGTCAACGGCAAGGGCACCGTCGCCGGCTCCTACGTGACGAAATGGGACGGCCTCGGCATTCCCACGAGCTGGGAGCCGGCCGTCTATCAGAACGGTGTGACCACACCGCTGGAACTCCCGGAGTGCGAGTCCAAGAGCGGCGGCGCGCACGACGTCAACGCCACCGGCCTGGTGGTCGGCGCGGGAACGTGCAACACAGGCGAGAAGGTCACCACGCACGCCTACGCCTGGAAGGACGGCCGGCGCACGGACCTCGGTGAGGGGGTGGCCCACGCCGTCAACGACCACGGCCTGGTGGCCGGCTTCACCGGCACGTCGGCCGCCGATGTGCCGATTCTGTGGCTGGACGGCCGGCGCTACAAGCTGGAGGACCTGCTCCCCCGGCCGAAGTGCGACACGAAGACCGTGCCCTGCATGACGTTGACCTCACTGCTCGACGTCAACTCCTCCGGCCAGATCCTGGCGCGGGGTTTCATCCACGACCACTCCGTGGACAACGGGAACAAACGGGAGCGGTCCTTCCTGCTGACGCCGTCCACCGTGCGGGCCGACCTGGAGGTCAAGCACACGGTCTCACCGGCCGAACCCGCACCGGGCACGACCGTCACCTGGACGAGCACCGTCACCAACAAGGGGCCCGACCCCGCGACCGCCGTCCGGCTCGACATGGTCGTCCCCCAGGAGGCGGGCAAGACGGCGTGTGAGACCTCGCGAGGGCTGTGCACCGCCTTCGCGGGCGGGTTCCGCAACACGGTCAAGGTCCTGGAACCGGGCTGGAGCGCCACCGTCAAGGTGACCGCCACCATCCCGTCCGGCACCGCCGACGAGACGGAGCTCACCGCGCGGGCCGGCGTCTCCAGCCTCGCGGTCACCGACCCCGAGCACGCCGACGACTCGGCCTCCGCCACCGCGAAGGTCCGGCACGCGCTGAACCGCACCGGCATCAACTGGGCCGACCCCATCCGCGTCGGGACGACCAGCTACCCGGTCGAGGTGACCCTGACCAACCGCGGGACCGGGGAGATGTCCCTCATCGACATCAAGACCGAGGGCCCGTTCACGCAGACCGAGGTCTGCCCCGAGAAGCTCGGCCCGGGTGACGTGTGCAAGGTGGCGGTGGCGTTCGCCCCGACCCAGGTCGGGCCGGCGAGCGGGAAGCTGACCTTCACCACCGACGGCGCCGAGTCCCCGTATGTGGTGACCCTCGCCGGGCAGGGAGCCGAGGCGAACGCCGCACCGGTGATCGAGGTCCCGGCCGCCCCGGTGCAGGGCACGGCGGGTGAGCCGTTCACCGTGACGGTGACGTTCGCCGACGCCGACACCGCCGACACCCACACCGCGAAGGTGGAGTGGGGCGACGGCTCCCCGGTCCCCGCCGAGGTGAAGCAGGAGGCCGGCGGCGGAACCGTCACGGCGACCAGGACCTTCGACAAGCCGGTGGAAGGCACCGTCCTGGTGGAGGTGCGCGACAGCAAGGGTGACATCGCCGCAGAGCCCGTGCGCTATGTCATCACCGACAAGACGTCCAACACCGCGCCGGTGGTGACCGCGGGACCGGACGCCGAACTGACCGTGAACGAGACGTTCCGGCGCACCGTGTCCTTCACCGATCCCGGCTCCACGTCCTGGACGGCGACCGTCGACTACGGCGACGGCTCCGGTCCGGCACCGGTGACCCCCGACGGCACGCAGATCGCCCTGGAGCACCGGTGGACCGCCGCCGGCACGTACCCGGTCACCGTGACCGTGCGCGACGACGGCGGCCTGCAGACCTCGGCGGTCTTCTCCGTCACCGTCCTCGCCGCGGAGACGCCGAACCAGGCTCCGCAGGTGAAGGTGTCCGGGGCCGGCGACATCGCCGAGGGTGCCGCCTGGACCGGTGAGGCGGCCTTCACCGACCCCGACTCCACCTCCTGGACGGCGACCGTCGACTACGGCGACGGCTCGGGGCCGAAGACCGTGCCCGTGAACGGGAAGGAACTGCAACTGAAGCATGTGGCCGCCGACAACGGGCAGCGCACCGTCACCGTGACGGTCACCGACGACAAGGGCGCCACCGGCACGTCCGAGCTGAGACTGAACGTCACCAACGCGGCCCCCGAGGTGTCGCTCACCGCACCGGTGGCCGACACGGTCGTCGCCGTGGGCGTCCCGCTCACCCTGGAGGCGTCCTTCACCGACCCGGGAACCGCCGACACGCACACGGCCGTCTGGACCGTCGGCGGGCAGCGGGTGACCGGGGCGGTGACCGGTCGCGGCGGAAAGGGCACGACCGCCCTGCCGCACGTGTTCACCAAGGCGGGCCGTTACCCGATCTCGGTGACCGTCACCGACGACGACGGCGCCGCCACCACGGCCGACACCGCCGGCGAGGGCAAGGAGAAGGTCCACGTGCTGGTCTACGACCCGGCCGGTTCACTGGTCGGCGCCGGGGCGACGGCCTCTCCTGCGGACTCGTGCCGGTTGACCGCCGCCTGCGGCAGGGCGGGCGCGGCGGCCTTCCTCGTCACCGCCTCCTACCCGCGCAAGGCCACCACGCCCACGGGCGGGCTGAGCTACCAGGCTCCGGGATTCCGGCTGCGCGACACCTCCTACACGGTGCTCGCCGCGGCGGACGGCACGGCGATCCTGCGCGGCAAGGGCCGGGTCAACGGCACCGTGGACGTCACGTTCGAGGTCACCGCCGTCGACTCGGGCAAACCGTTCGACCGCACCGACCAGCTCCGGCTGAGGGTGTGGCGCAAGGACGGTGAGCTGGTCTACGACAACCAGCGCACCGGCCCGCCGCCGGCCGTGACCGGCATCGTCCGCGTCAGCGGCCGCAACTGAGAACACCGCGGGCTCCCGTCCATCCGGGCGGGAGCCCGCGGTCACCCGCCCGGTCCGCTCCGCGGGCCGGGCTCGCCGTCGTGCGTCCCGTCCGGGCAGGCCGGCTTCCCCGCGTGCCGGGCAGGCCGGCTTCCCCGCGTGCCGGGGGACGGGATGGTGGAACCCTTCGGGGCGGCGGACGACGGGGTGACGGCACCCCTCGGGGACAGACGCATCGCAGGGACCTGACAGCCGGACCGTTCTCATGGTTTTACGGCTTTTTGCGCGATGGGTTGATTTATTCGCAGGTCGTTCCGGGGATGCACCGCCAGAAGCGCGCCTTCCGCAGGGCCGACCGATCTCGTCTTCACCCGGGCGCATCCGAACACGGCCTCGCTTGCGAAGTTCTCACCATCGACGCAGAGGAGTGATGCCCGTGGTCGCCGTCACCCGGGAAACCGATCGGCTCCGTGAGCTGATGGACCACCGTCTCGACCGGCTTCTCGAAGGGGAGACGGACAAGCTCGCCTTCCTCGGTGCTGACCTCGACGTGCTGCGCGAGGTCCTGCTGGGGTTCGTCCGGGAGGGCGGCAAGCGGCTGCGGCCCGCGTTCGTCTACTGGGGGCACCGCGCGGCGGGCGGCTCACCGGACGACGAGGCCGTCTACGCCGCCGGTTGCGCCGTGGAGCTCATGCACGCGGGTGCGCTGATGCTCGACGACGTCATGGACGAGGCCGGCACCCGGCGCGGCCGGCGGACGGCGCACCTGACGATGGCCGCGTACCACGACGCGCGCGGATGGCGGGGGAGCGCCACCCGGTTCGGCGAGTCCACCGCGGTCCTGTTCGGCATGCTCGCCTACACCTGGGCCGACGCCGCGCTGCTGCACTGCGGGCCCCGGCTGCCTGCCGCGCTGGAGGTGTTCAACCAGCTGCGCACCGAGGTCATCGGCGGGCAGTACCTCGACCTGGCGCACGCCGCCAGGCGTGGCGGCGACGCGGCGGAGGCTGGCCGCATCTCCACCTACAAGTCCGGCAAGTACACCGTCGAGCGTCCCCTGCACCTCGGGCACGCCGTCGCGGACGGGCCTGCCCGGCTGCGCGCCGTGCTCAGCGCCTACGCCCTCCCGCTGGGCGAGGCGTTCCAGCTCCGCGACGACGTGCTCGGCGTGTACGGCGACCCCGCCGCCACCGGCAAACCCGTCGGCGCCGACCTGCGGCAGGGCAAGCAGACCTGGTTGACCGCGGTCGCGCGGGAGCGGGCCGGCGCGTACGGTGCCGCGCTCATGGACAACGTGCGCGACGAGGACGACGTCGAGGCCGCCCGCGCGCTGATCACCGCCACCGGGGCCCGGGAGGCCGCCGAGGAACGCATCGGCGACCTCGTCGCCCGCGCGGTGGCCGCCCTGGAGGGGGCCGGCATCCCCGGCGACGCGGCCGAGGGACTGGCGGAGCTGGCCGACCTGGCGACGAGGAGGGGCACGTGAGCCGGGTCGTGGTGATCGGGGCCGGCCTCGGCGGGCTGGCCGCGGCGGTCAGACTGGCCGCCGCGGGGCGGGACGTCACGGTCGTCGAGGCCGGCCGGGTGCCCGGCGGCTGCTGCGGGACCGCGTCCCTCGGCGAGTACCGCTTCGACACCGGCCCGTCGGTGCTGACCATGCCGGACGTCCTCGCCGGCGTCTTCGCCGCCGCCGGCGAGGACATGGAGACCTGGCTCCCGCTGCGGCGGCTGGACCCGTACTACCGGTTGCGCTTCGACGATGGCTCCCACCTCGACATGGTCGCCGGGGAGGACGCCATGATCGAGCAGGTGCGCGCGCTGTGCGGCGCCGCGGAGGCCGACCGGTACCGGCGTTTCCGCGCACGCCTCGGCGAACTGTTCGAGGCCGAGTGGTCGTCCTTCATCGACCGCGACATGACCCGGCTGCGGAGCCTCGTCCAGCCGCGCGTTCTGGCCAGGCTGGCGGCCATGGGCGGCTTCCGGAGCCTGGACCGCCTCGTCGGAAGCCACCTCACCGACCACAGGCTGGTCAAGGCGCACACCTTCCAGGCCCTGTACGTCGGCCTGGCACCGCGCCAGGCCCTCGGCATCTACGCCGTCATCGCCCACATGGACACGGTCGGCGGCGTCTTCTTCCCCCGGCACGGCGGCATGCACGCCATCCCGCAGGCCCTGGCCGCGGTGGCGGAGAAGGCCGGGGCCCAGTTCCGCTACGGTACGCGCGCCGTCAAGGTCGAGACCGGGGCGTCGGGGGTGTCCGGGGTCCGGCTCGACACCGGCGAGCACCTGCCGGCCCGCCACGTCGTGGTCGCCTGCGACCTGCCCGGCGCCCACGCGGGGCTGCTTCCGGAAGCGGCCGGCGACTGGCGGCTGCGCCGTCCCCGGCACTCGCCCTCCTGTCTCGTCATGCACTTCGGCCTCGACCGGCGGCTCACCGGCCAGGCCCACCACACCCTGCACTTCGGCCGCGACTGGGACGCCGCCTTCGCCGCCCTCACCGCCGGCCGGCCGCAGCCCGACCCTCACCTGCTGGTCACCTACCCCGACTCCGACACCGGTGCCGCACCCGCCGGTCACGCCACCCTCACCGTGCTGGAACCGGCTCCCAACCTCCACCGCGGAGACTGGGACGGGCTCACCGCGCGGCTGGAGGACCGGCTGTTCGGCAGGCTCGCCGACCTCGGCTACGGCGACCTGTCCGGTGCGCCGAGGCTCACCTTCGACCCGCCCGCCTGGCAGCGGCTCGGCCACTCGGCCGGCACCCCGTTCGCCCTCGACCACCGGTTCACCCAGACGGCGTGGTTCCGGCCCGCGGGCGCCGCCCGGCGGGTGCCCGGCCTGCACTTCGCCGGCATGTTCACCGCGCCCGGGGTCGGCGTGCCCCCGGTGCTCGTCTCCGGCCGGCTGGCCGCGGAACGCGTCCTGGAGGAATCCCGATGACCCTGACCGCGAGTTACGAGCGCTGCCGCAGGCTCAACGCCCGCCACGGCCGCTCCTACTATCTCGCGACCCTGCTGCTGCCGGCCTGGAAACGCCCCCACGTGCACGCCCTGTACGGATTCGCCCGCTACGCCGACGAGATCGTCGACTCCTTCACCATGACCGGCGACCGGGCACGGGCGCTGGACGCCCTGTCGGCCCGGCTGGCCGCGGCGCTGGCCGGCGACGCCGTCGACGACCCGGTGCTGCCGGCGTTCGCGCAGACCGTGCGCTCGTTCGGCATCGACCACGGCGACATCCGGGCGTTCCTCCGGTCGATGCGCGCCGACCTGACCGTCACCCGCTACGCCACCTACGACGACCTGCTCGGCTACATGGAGGGTTCGGCGGCGGTGATCGGCACCATGATGCTGCCCGTGCTGGAACCGCTGCCCGGCATGGAGGAGCGGGCCCGCGAACCCGCGCGCCAGCTCGGGCTGGCCTTCCAGCTGACGAACTTCCTGCGCGACGTCGCCGAGGACCTGGCCCGCGGCCGGATCTACCTGCCCCTGGAGGACCTGGACAAGTTCGGCGTGGACGCGGCCGACCTGGGACGCCGTGCCCCCACCCCGGCGCTGCGGGACCTGCTGGCCTTCGAGGCCGGACGGGCCCGCGACCACTACGGGCAGGCCCTGGAGGGCGTCGCCATGCTGGCCCCCTCCTCCCGGCCGTGCATCCGGGCCGCCTACGAGCTGTACGGGGGCATTCTCGACCGGATCGAGGCCGTCGGGTACGACGTGCTCCGACATCGGGCCGTCGTGCCCCGGCGGCGCAGGGCGGCCATCTTCGCCCGGCACCTGCTCGCGGCGTCCGCCGCCGACCGGGCGGAGCGCCGCGTGACCGCCGATGTCCCGTGATCCCGGCCCGGACGCCCGCCTCCCGCCCGCCGAACGTTTTCCTCAGGAGGACATGATGCCCGAGCCGGTGGCCGTCGACGCGATGGGCGGAGACCACGGGCCGGCCGAGACGGTCGCCGGAGCGGTGCTCGCCCGGCGTGCCCGCGGCGTCCCCGTGGTCCTCGTGGGCCGGGCCGGCGCGATCCGCGCCGAGCTCGCCCGGCACGACGCGGTCGGCGAGATCGACGTGGTGCACGCCGAGCAGATCGTCCCGATGACCGAGCGGGGGGCCGGGGCCGTGTCCGCCGACCAGACCAGCGTGGCCGTCGGCTGCGACCTCGTACGGCAGGGGGCGGCGTCGGCGTTCGTGTCGGCCGGCTCGACCGGCGCGGTCGTCTCGCGCGCGATCCGCGGCCTCGGCCGCGCGGAGGGCGTGCTGCGTCCGGCCCTGGCCGTCGCGCTGCCCTCGGTCACCGGAGGGGCGACCGTGCTCGTCGACGCCGGGGCCACCGCCGACCCGACCCCCGAGATGGTCGCCCAGTTCGCGCTGCTCGGCGCGTCCTACGCCCAGCTCGTGCTGGGGGTGGCCGACCCGTCGGTCGGCCTGCTGTCGATCGGCTCGGAGCCGGGCAAGGGAAACCGGCTCACCCGCAGGACCGAGGGGCTGCTCCCCGGGCTGCCGTTCCGGTTCCACGGCAACGTCGAGGGCCACGACGTCCTCGCCGGCACCGTCGATGTGATCGTCACCGACGGGTTCACCGGGAACGTGGTGCTGAAGAACGTCGAGGGCACGGTGCGCGCGGCACTGGCGATGGTGGCGCGCGCGGGGGTGGCCGGCCCCGAGGCGCTGCGGGAGGTGGCGGCCCGCTACGACCCGGAGACGCACGGCGGGGCAGCCCTGCTCGGCCTGGACGGCACCGTCGTCGTCGCGCACGGTTCCTCCCGCGCCAGGACTGTCGCCCGCGCCTGCGAGGTGGCGCGCGACCTCGCTGAGGGCGGGGTGGTGACCAGGGTCCGCGACCATCTCGCAGTGGAACCGGTCCGGTGACCGGGCCACCGGCCGCGGCGTCCCCGGACGGCGTCCGCCGCCCGCGCGGGAACCGCGCCGCCCGGGGGACGGGCCGGGCCCCGGAGCCCGGCGCTGCGGATGGCGCGGGTGACCAGGCGGGCCCGGGCGGCATGGGTGGCCACGATGGCCTGGGTGGCCACGGTGGCCTGGGTGGCCTGGGTGGCACGGCACTGGGACGGTCAGGCGAGCGGGTCGGCGCCGTCCCAGGTGCCCTCGCTCGCGTACGGCGTGAACCGGGCGAACAACTCCTCGGAGTACCAGCCCTCCGCGCGCGTCCTGCCGATCACCCGCCGGTGCTCCCCGTCGCGGTAGGCGAAGTCCCGCACCGAGGCGGCGTCCCGCCACAGCGAGAACGTGGCCTGCCGGGCCAGCGGCCACTCGCCGACCCCCACCGAGGCCAGGCAGCCGTCCTGCTCCCGCAGCAGCCGGTCCACCGCGGGCACCGACCGGTAGAACGCCACCAGGCGGGAGGGCCGGATCGACGCCCGGGTCAGCACGGCCACCGGCCCGCCGGTGCCGGCCCCGGCCCCGGGCGGCGGGCCGAAGGGCTCCACCCCGTCCCAGCGGCCCCGCGAGGCCAGCGGAGCCAGCCGCACCTGCCACGACTCCAGCGCCTCGCGCCGCCACCGGGCCGCCACCGGCGACTCCGCCACGAAACGGTCCAGCTCCCGCTCCTCCCGCCAGACCGCCAGCAGCGCCCAGCGCCGCAGGTCGGCGCCCAGGCTCATCGACGTCCCACGGCCGGAGCCGAGCAGCCGCCAGAACAGCAATCCGGGGGTGCGCCGCAGCACCGGCCGGTCGAACGCCATGTGACGCATGGCCCCCAGATCCCCGTACCTGGTGAGGTGAAAGGAAGCGATGGTTCCCCTGCTCGTCGCGGTCATCGGCGGCTACCTTCTCGGGTCCGTGCCGGTCGCCGTGCTCGTCGCCCGCACGCACGGCGTCGACCCCCGCGAGGTCGGCGACCGCAACCCGGGGTTCTGGAACGTCAAGGAACGGCTCGGCCGGCGGGCCGCCGCGCCGGTCTTCGCCGGTGACACCCTCAAGGGGACGCTCGCCGCGCTGCTCGCCCTGGTGGCCGGCGGGCACACCGTCGGGTTCGGCGGGGTGAGCGGCGCGGGCGCCGTACCCGTGTACGCGGCGACGGCCGCCGCGATGATCGGGCACGCCTGGCCGGTGTTCGCGGGGTTCCGCGGCGGCCGGTCGGTGCTGACGTTCGTGGGCGGCTTCGCCGTCATCTGTCCCGCTGCCTTCCTGCTGGGCGTCGTCCTGCTGGCCGTGGCCGGCCTGGTGACGCGGTCGTTCGCGACCGGCGCGCGGGCCGGGGTGTTCGCCCTGCCCGTCTTCCAGTCGATCTTCGCGCCGGTCGAGTACGTCGCCGGGACCGGTCTGCTGATGTGCCTCATCGGGCTCCGCTTCGGCCAGGCCGCCCGGTCGGCCCGTTCCGGCCGTGCCGCGAGTCCCGGGAGTCCCGTGAGTCCTGAGAGTCCCGCGCCTCCCGCGCCGCCGGGGCGGACGCGGCCCCGGTCGTGACCCCCGGGTAGGTGCGTCCCCGCCAGCTGCGCACCGGACGCAGCGTCGCCTCCGTCAGCCGCAGGGCGGTCAGCGGATCCAGCAGCGGGGAGAGCAGCACACCCGGCCCCGGCCGGGTGTAGCTGCCGCGCAGCGCGCTCGCCAGCAGCAGCCGCGCGGCCAGCAGGCCCAGGTCCAGCCGGGTGGGCCGGCCGGTCACCAGCCGCAGCACCGGCAGCGCCGTGGTCAGCCAGATCACCCCGAGGTCGGCGAGCTGCCGCGCGGGATCGGTGACGTCGCGCAGCGGCAGCGAACGCCCCCACTCCCGCCACACCTCGGCCGCCGAGGAATGCATGTCGATCTCCAGCAGGCCGCCGGCGTCGAGGAAGGCGACGGACCACCCCTCGGCGGCCAGGGTGCGGGCCAGCGCCACGTCGTCCGTCATGTGCCCGCGGATCCGCGCGAACCCGTCCGCCTCCAGCATCGCCGTGCGGCGGAAGGCCACGCACTGGCCGCTGGTCACCACCCGGTCCGGTGCCGGGGGAGTGGCCGGCCCGATCGGGCCGAACCGGTACACCAGCGTCGCCAGGAACGAGGCGT contains:
- a CDS encoding PKD domain-containing protein, translating into MTWSLSRALAGRIAFTALVAVLSPLALPSPATAAPTPTPSPKSTKVSTASGATFIDLGPLNNNGGFIGGINNKGEVVGAVSEHTNGGGKAVMYRDGSVVDIHATLGPDIRYSRAWDINDDGAVVGTDEDSRSFLFKDGTSTRIEPKQARAINNKGQVLGGGWIRDPDGSILTLQGFEGQSLEAVSLNNLGSVVGGAEMSRDKKDKQYRAFRTRPGEPIDVKRDRLEYMDSTIAFDINDHGEVAGYGTDADGGYMPLIWDKDGRPQAMNTPRGGMVDAINNAGTGVGRLYHQDGWLHAGLFENGTGVYLSTLVPEVGWFLKRATDINDLGQITGVGTPPGEVLDHAFLIDLGDADPVISSMTFTTQIYPSEEWVEVPEAETIDGNRVRISVSMFNPGNRPVSTRLRLVEEVSGKTLPGGEIEEILPPRESVTEEVIWDTAGFAWHQGEVRSIRKVTATLVAGGVVHSSRTESYEVRPKPVALVHGYKSDAQAAWGEYPKLMRRVNSLLEGYAVGDGRIPGELNTGTESNPLKRTMTIRENAEQEAVYIEALRRGTGAFHVDVVAHSMGGLITRQYIQTEMPDSPDGRPVVNRMLQLGTPNRGSPCADMVIDLASLMNIPVPFWPATQQLTVPYVSEVFNSKVTDLKGVTASNLVGVGHGVPCYTPGGSAPEDGDGVVPESSAQFTYTDIPYTRTAHTEMTASREDFHGYVYPRLASTLVDTGNPGGVEPLRKDAAAPAGEKADAGPGTASTFATPSATVEAGKTATVPLDVPQGTAFGVTGALPSTVGLLLRDPAGQPAASYTAGSASAKQPFQGLSVPTPTAGAWKLEITNTGTAPVTAALAAWITGNPVTVTAKARQASEDGTAQVTATVADDGEPVTGATVQAILIAEDATRHELTLKDDGNSDDGAADDGTYGATTGPLADGVYSVTVKADTTKGTRTARDAVSIRKADTREFELELSAQPGGSVTASPAQEKYRAGTEVTLTATAEAGRIPLGWTVDGKERPGGTLTLTMDRAHTVVARFGSYTVTEIGALPGGDASHTEAVALNDRGQVAATTKDKDQRSRAVRWQAGALTDLGGLTCTDVPGFPCGAGATGINEAGDVSGWAHATVGGNNQQHAVVFRGNSITDLQPASGTLTNSRARDLNDNGQVFGWMDGQQGVSPYVMWNQGTAKRLPTTPQYMGYGSPSDRVNGKGTVAGSYVTKWDGLGIPTSWEPAVYQNGVTTPLELPECESKSGGAHDVNATGLVVGAGTCNTGEKVTTHAYAWKDGRRTDLGEGVAHAVNDHGLVAGFTGTSAADVPILWLDGRRYKLEDLLPRPKCDTKTVPCMTLTSLLDVNSSGQILARGFIHDHSVDNGNKRERSFLLTPSTVRADLEVKHTVSPAEPAPGTTVTWTSTVTNKGPDPATAVRLDMVVPQEAGKTACETSRGLCTAFAGGFRNTVKVLEPGWSATVKVTATIPSGTADETELTARAGVSSLAVTDPEHADDSASATAKVRHALNRTGINWADPIRVGTTSYPVEVTLTNRGTGEMSLIDIKTEGPFTQTEVCPEKLGPGDVCKVAVAFAPTQVGPASGKLTFTTDGAESPYVVTLAGQGAEANAAPVIEVPAAPVQGTAGEPFTVTVTFADADTADTHTAKVEWGDGSPVPAEVKQEAGGGTVTATRTFDKPVEGTVLVEVRDSKGDIAAEPVRYVITDKTSNTAPVVTAGPDAELTVNETFRRTVSFTDPGSTSWTATVDYGDGSGPAPVTPDGTQIALEHRWTAAGTYPVTVTVRDDGGLQTSAVFSVTVLAAETPNQAPQVKVSGAGDIAEGAAWTGEAAFTDPDSTSWTATVDYGDGSGPKTVPVNGKELQLKHVAADNGQRTVTVTVTDDKGATGTSELRLNVTNAAPEVSLTAPVADTVVAVGVPLTLEASFTDPGTADTHTAVWTVGGQRVTGAVTGRGGKGTTALPHVFTKAGRYPISVTVTDDDGAATTADTAGEGKEKVHVLVYDPAGSLVGAGATASPADSCRLTAACGRAGAAAFLVTASYPRKATTPTGGLSYQAPGFRLRDTSYTVLAAADGTAILRGKGRVNGTVDVTFEVTAVDSGKPFDRTDQLRLRVWRKDGELVYDNQRTGPPPAVTGIVRVSGRN
- a CDS encoding polyprenyl synthetase family protein, translating into MPVVAVTRETDRLRELMDHRLDRLLEGETDKLAFLGADLDVLREVLLGFVREGGKRLRPAFVYWGHRAAGGSPDDEAVYAAGCAVELMHAGALMLDDVMDEAGTRRGRRTAHLTMAAYHDARGWRGSATRFGESTAVLFGMLAYTWADAALLHCGPRLPAALEVFNQLRTEVIGGQYLDLAHAARRGGDAAEAGRISTYKSGKYTVERPLHLGHAVADGPARLRAVLSAYALPLGEAFQLRDDVLGVYGDPAATGKPVGADLRQGKQTWLTAVARERAGAYGAALMDNVRDEDDVEAARALITATGAREAAEERIGDLVARAVAALEGAGIPGDAAEGLAELADLATRRGT
- a CDS encoding phytoene desaturase family protein, encoding MSRVVVIGAGLGGLAAAVRLAAAGRDVTVVEAGRVPGGCCGTASLGEYRFDTGPSVLTMPDVLAGVFAAAGEDMETWLPLRRLDPYYRLRFDDGSHLDMVAGEDAMIEQVRALCGAAEADRYRRFRARLGELFEAEWSSFIDRDMTRLRSLVQPRVLARLAAMGGFRSLDRLVGSHLTDHRLVKAHTFQALYVGLAPRQALGIYAVIAHMDTVGGVFFPRHGGMHAIPQALAAVAEKAGAQFRYGTRAVKVETGASGVSGVRLDTGEHLPARHVVVACDLPGAHAGLLPEAAGDWRLRRPRHSPSCLVMHFGLDRRLTGQAHHTLHFGRDWDAAFAALTAGRPQPDPHLLVTYPDSDTGAAPAGHATLTVLEPAPNLHRGDWDGLTARLEDRLFGRLADLGYGDLSGAPRLTFDPPAWQRLGHSAGTPFALDHRFTQTAWFRPAGAARRVPGLHFAGMFTAPGVGVPPVLVSGRLAAERVLEESR
- a CDS encoding phytoene/squalene synthase family protein, with amino-acid sequence MTLTASYERCRRLNARHGRSYYLATLLLPAWKRPHVHALYGFARYADEIVDSFTMTGDRARALDALSARLAAALAGDAVDDPVLPAFAQTVRSFGIDHGDIRAFLRSMRADLTVTRYATYDDLLGYMEGSAAVIGTMMLPVLEPLPGMEERAREPARQLGLAFQLTNFLRDVAEDLARGRIYLPLEDLDKFGVDAADLGRRAPTPALRDLLAFEAGRARDHYGQALEGVAMLAPSSRPCIRAAYELYGGILDRIEAVGYDVLRHRAVVPRRRRAAIFARHLLAASAADRAERRVTADVP